A region from the Romeriopsis navalis LEGE 11480 genome encodes:
- a CDS encoding phosphodiester glycosidase family protein: MHRQLLTGLLPILLVGCSGTTLPTSNAPSNGPSNNDSTIASPPATPATGNSGSQAPSSQASPSPQATSTPLASSDSVSYRSEILGSSLAHIVTIPANGNYVVKPVVAEQLKTIDQFAQSSQAIAAINGGFYDPKNQKTTSYVVTNKKTVADPKQNEQLTKNPNLKIYLRQIFDRSEFRRYNCAGNVKYGIQRHSKPAPDGCEVIDAIGGGPQLLPDLKSQREAFIDPEMGRDAIGTKNPNARSAIGITKDNQVVLVMVEQTKPDVGMTIAELAGYMKSIGAETAMNLDGGSSSSIFHDNKTIYGSVVTREKKGKAVKSAIVVTTK, encoded by the coding sequence ATGCATCGACAATTACTGACTGGTTTATTGCCAATTTTATTGGTTGGCTGTTCTGGCACAACGCTGCCAACAAGCAATGCCCCCAGCAATGGTCCCAGCAACAATGACTCAACCATCGCCAGCCCCCCTGCGACACCCGCGACCGGCAACAGCGGGAGCCAAGCGCCCAGTAGCCAAGCATCACCAAGCCCCCAAGCCACGTCCACACCACTCGCATCCAGCGATAGTGTCAGCTATCGTAGCGAAATTCTGGGTAGCAGCTTAGCGCATATTGTTACCATCCCTGCCAATGGCAATTACGTCGTCAAACCCGTCGTGGCCGAGCAGCTCAAAACAATCGATCAATTTGCCCAATCGAGTCAGGCGATCGCCGCAATTAATGGGGGCTTCTACGACCCCAAAAACCAAAAGACAACTTCCTATGTAGTCACGAACAAAAAAACCGTTGCCGACCCCAAACAGAATGAGCAACTGACGAAAAATCCCAACTTAAAAATCTATCTCCGGCAGATTTTCGATCGTTCAGAATTCCGCCGGTATAACTGCGCCGGCAACGTGAAATACGGCATTCAGCGACATTCCAAACCGGCACCGGATGGCTGTGAAGTGATCGACGCGATTGGCGGCGGACCACAGCTATTGCCCGACCTCAAGTCCCAGCGCGAAGCATTTATTGATCCCGAAATGGGTCGTGATGCGATCGGCACCAAAAACCCAAATGCCCGCAGCGCGATCGGCATCACCAAAGACAATCAAGTTGTCCTCGTCATGGTCGAACAAACTAAACCCGATGTCGGCATGACAATTGCCGAACTTGCCGGATATATGAAAAGTATCGGGGCCGAAACTGCCATGAACTTAGACGGCGGCAGTTCCTCGTCGATATTTCACGATAATAAAACCATCTACGGTAGCGTTGTCACACGCGAGAAAAAGGGAAAAGCCGTAAAGTCAGCAATCGTCGTCACCACCAAATAA
- a CDS encoding circularly permuted type 2 ATP-grasp protein, protein MKLSSYDPGEFYDELFLAPGKPRPEAVALFDQINSLSAADLDQRQAAAQAMLFKLGVTFNVYSDDQGTERVFPFDIIPRIIAASEWEYLERGLKQRIQALNLFLSDIYGEQKILKDNVIPAELIFSASGFLKPCIGMKPPKDIWCHITGTDVVRDDQGDWYVLEDNLRCPSGVSYVLENRRVMKATFPKIFQKASIQPIEKYCSRLLETLLNIAPEHLPDPTVAVLTPGMYNSAYFEHAFLAQQMGVELVEGRDLVVADGYLQMRTTKGLKRVDVLYRRMDDDFIDPTVFREDSRLGIPGIVDVYREGRLGLANALGTGVADDKVIYSFVPAMIRYYLDEEPILSNVPTYLCWEPKQQEHVLANLDKLVVKAANESGGYGMLVGPHATPEERADFAERIKASPRNYIAQPTLNLSRAPTMMDGECEGCHVDLRPYILYGEEIFVNPGGLTRVALRRGSLVVNSSQGGGSKDTWVLSN, encoded by the coding sequence GTGAAACTAAGTAGTTATGATCCAGGTGAGTTCTACGATGAGTTATTCCTAGCTCCGGGAAAACCCCGTCCTGAGGCGGTTGCTCTGTTTGACCAAATTAATTCGCTGTCTGCAGCCGATCTCGATCAACGCCAAGCAGCGGCCCAAGCCATGCTATTTAAGCTAGGCGTCACGTTTAATGTGTATAGCGATGATCAGGGGACAGAGCGTGTTTTCCCGTTTGATATTATTCCGCGGATTATTGCGGCATCGGAATGGGAGTATCTCGAACGCGGCCTCAAGCAGCGGATTCAGGCGTTAAACCTATTTCTGTCCGATATCTACGGGGAACAGAAAATCCTCAAAGATAATGTGATTCCGGCGGAGTTGATCTTCTCGGCCAGTGGATTTCTCAAGCCTTGTATTGGGATGAAGCCCCCTAAGGATATTTGGTGTCACATTACCGGCACTGACGTGGTGCGGGATGATCAAGGTGATTGGTATGTCCTCGAAGATAATCTCCGTTGTCCTTCGGGCGTATCCTATGTCTTGGAAAATCGCCGTGTGATGAAGGCGACGTTCCCGAAAATCTTCCAAAAAGCTTCGATTCAACCGATCGAAAAATATTGCAGTCGATTGTTAGAAACACTGCTCAATATTGCTCCAGAGCATTTACCTGATCCGACGGTGGCGGTGCTCACACCGGGAATGTATAACTCGGCGTACTTTGAGCATGCATTCCTGGCCCAGCAGATGGGTGTAGAGCTAGTGGAAGGGCGGGATTTAGTGGTCGCCGATGGCTATCTGCAAATGCGCACAACCAAGGGGTTGAAGCGGGTGGATGTGCTCTATCGCCGTATGGACGATGACTTTATTGATCCAACGGTGTTTCGGGAGGATTCCCGGTTAGGGATTCCCGGAATTGTTGATGTTTATCGAGAAGGTCGCCTTGGTTTGGCAAACGCCCTTGGTACCGGGGTCGCGGATGACAAGGTGATCTATTCCTTTGTGCCAGCGATGATCCGCTATTACCTCGATGAGGAGCCGATTCTGTCGAATGTGCCGACATATTTGTGTTGGGAGCCGAAGCAGCAGGAGCATGTTTTAGCAAATCTCGATAAGTTGGTGGTGAAAGCGGCGAACGAGTCGGGTGGCTATGGCATGTTGGTGGGGCCCCACGCCACACCTGAGGAGCGGGCCGATTTTGCGGAACGAATTAAGGCCTCGCCGCGCAACTATATTGCCCAGCCAACGTTGAATCTGTCTCGGGCGCCGACGATGATGGATGGCGAATGTGAAGGCTGTCATGTCGATTTGCGGCCTTATATTCTCTACGGGGAAGAGATTTTTGTGAATCCAGGGGGCTTAACCCGTGTTGCGTTGCGCCGTGGATCGTTAGTCGTGAATTCGTCCCAGGGGGGCGGGAGTAAAGATACTTGGGTGTTATCGAACTAA
- a CDS encoding transglutaminase family protein, whose product MRYKIFHSTTYSYDRPVQLFPHIVRLRPRSDGWQTLQKFDIQITPEPITITHLNDLDGNVLTHMMFDPDSRTESLAVAITSQVETHVDNPFSYQLFPWALQLPFDYPSSLQSQLQPYLRLGQPIDPSAYELAQRLWGESGGTIQDFLFRLNNLIYRSCAQVVRESGQPWPPGLTWLKQSGSCRDYTVLFMEVCRAMGLACRFVSGYQEGDPDMTDRHLHAWPEVYLPGAGWRGYDPTHGLAVADQHIALVASVEPKYAGPIEGGVRSPDGPVQSTLSYKLQLDRLLD is encoded by the coding sequence ATGCGCTATAAAATTTTCCACAGTACGACCTACAGCTATGATCGACCAGTTCAGCTCTTTCCACATATTGTTCGCTTAAGGCCACGATCGGATGGCTGGCAGACCTTACAGAAATTTGACATACAGATTACACCTGAGCCGATCACGATTACGCATTTGAATGATCTAGATGGCAATGTGCTGACCCATATGATGTTTGATCCGGATAGTCGGACGGAGTCGTTAGCGGTCGCGATTACATCACAGGTCGAGACGCATGTTGATAATCCATTTAGCTATCAGCTATTTCCTTGGGCGTTGCAACTACCGTTTGATTATCCGTCATCGTTACAGTCGCAGTTGCAGCCCTATTTGCGTTTAGGGCAACCGATCGATCCGAGTGCTTATGAGTTAGCCCAACGACTGTGGGGGGAAAGTGGTGGGACGATTCAGGACTTTTTGTTCCGACTGAATAACTTGATTTATCGGAGTTGTGCGCAGGTTGTGCGGGAGAGTGGGCAGCCTTGGCCACCGGGCTTAACTTGGTTGAAACAATCGGGTTCTTGTCGCGATTATACGGTGTTGTTTATGGAAGTTTGTCGGGCCATGGGATTGGCTTGTCGGTTTGTCAGTGGTTATCAAGAAGGCGATCCGGATATGACCGATCGCCATTTGCACGCCTGGCCGGAGGTCTATTTGCCAGGAGCCGGTTGGCGTGGCTATGACCCAACGCATGGGTTAGCAGTAGCGGATCAGCATATTGCCTTAGTGGCCAGTGTCGAACCAAAATATGCGGGACCGATCGAAGGCGGCGTCCGCTCGCCGGATGGTCCCGTCCAGTCGACATTGTCTTATAAGTTGCAACTCGATCGTTTACTGGATTAA
- a CDS encoding alpha-E domain-containing protein translates to MLSRVAESIYWMNRYIERAENIARFIEVNLNLLLDAPEGLDQQWEPIIATTGDREWFAEHYGEATEENVMYFLSFDKKYRSSILSCVTSARENARSIREIISSEMWEELNTFYFMVKDAAARGTEVDWATFFAEVKQASHLFDGLTHATMSHNEAWNFGRLGRYIERADKITRILDVKYFLLLPSPGYVGSALDELQWTALLRSASAYEMYRKSHRQHRLDPQAIAGFLLLDRQFPRSAYFCIQEAERSLYDIMGNTVGAWTNPAERNFSKLRTDLNYVVIEEVIEDGLHEFLARLQQRIDQLDDLIFATFFELEAAA, encoded by the coding sequence ATGCTAAGTCGTGTTGCCGAATCAATTTACTGGATGAATCGCTATATCGAGCGAGCGGAAAATATTGCCCGATTTATCGAAGTGAACCTCAATCTTTTGCTAGATGCCCCAGAGGGCTTGGACCAACAGTGGGAGCCGATTATTGCGACCACTGGAGATCGTGAATGGTTTGCTGAGCATTATGGTGAGGCGACAGAAGAAAATGTGATGTATTTTCTCAGCTTTGATAAAAAGTATCGTAGTTCGATTCTCTCCTGCGTGACCTCGGCACGAGAGAATGCGCGATCGATTCGCGAAATTATTTCTTCGGAAATGTGGGAAGAGTTAAATACATTTTACTTCATGGTCAAAGATGCAGCGGCGCGGGGGACGGAAGTTGACTGGGCGACATTCTTTGCAGAAGTAAAGCAGGCGAGTCATCTGTTTGATGGGTTGACTCATGCCACGATGTCCCACAATGAAGCCTGGAATTTTGGGCGGCTTGGGCGCTATATCGAACGGGCGGACAAAATTACGCGCATTTTAGATGTGAAATATTTCTTGCTGTTGCCTTCTCCGGGCTATGTGGGCAGCGCTTTAGATGAGTTGCAATGGACGGCGCTTCTACGATCAGCGAGTGCCTATGAAATGTATCGTAAATCCCATCGCCAGCACCGGCTTGACCCCCAAGCGATCGCCGGGTTTCTCCTACTTGATCGGCAATTTCCGCGATCGGCTTACTTTTGTATTCAAGAAGCTGAGCGATCGCTGTATGACATTATGGGCAATACTGTTGGTGCTTGGACTAACCCAGCAGAGCGCAATTTTAGTAAGCTCCGAACTGACTTGAACTATGTGGTGATCGAGGAAGTGATTGAAGATGGGTTGCATGAATTTCTAGCCCGGTTGCAGCAGCGCATTGACCAACTCGATGATCTGATTTTTGCCACCTTTTTTGAACTGGAAGCCGCCGCCTAA